A genomic stretch from Camelus dromedarius isolate mCamDro1 chromosome 10, mCamDro1.pat, whole genome shotgun sequence includes:
- the PLPP7 gene encoding inactive phospholipid phosphatase 7: MPASQSRARARDRNNVLNRAEFLSLNQPPKGTPEPRSSGRKASGPSAQPPPPGDGARERRQSQQLPEEDCMQLNPSFKGIAFNSLLAIDICMSKRLGVCAGRAASWASARSMVKLIGITGHGIPWIGGTILCLVKSSTLAGQEVLMNLLLALLLDIMTVAGVQKLIKRRGPFETSPGLLDYLTMDIYAFPAGHASRAAMVSKFFLSHLVLAVPLRVLLVLWALCVGLSRVMIGRHHITDVLSGFAIGYFQFRLVELVWLSSNTCQMLISAWPGPVLGTAPLGFCPGDNRRAPRWQEGCRVVSCPSIVMTVEFLALLASPQHDAQRNTCNPAPNTDALAINGR; the protein is encoded by the exons ATGCCTGCCTCCCAGAGCAGGGCCCGGGCCCGGGATCGCAACAACGTCCTCAACCGGGCCGAGTTCCTGTCCCTGAACCAGCCCCCCAAGGGGACCCCGGAGCCCCGCAGCTCCGGCAGGAAGGCCTCAGGCCCCTCGgcgcagcccccaccccctggggACGGGGCCCGCGAGCGGCGCCAGTCACAGCAGCTGCCCGAGGAGGACTGCATGCAGCTGAACCCCTCCTTCAAGGGCATTGCCTTCAACTCCCTGCTGGCCATTGACATCTGCATGTCCAAGCGCCTGGGGGTGTGTGCCGGCCGGGCCGCGTCCTGGGCCAGCGCCCGCTCCATGGTCAAGCTCATTGGCATCACGGGCCACGGCATCCCCTGGATCGGGGGTACCATCCTCTGCCTGGTGAAGAGCAGCACGCTGGCCGGCCAGGAGGTGCTCATGAACCTGCTTCTGG cCTTGCTGCTGGACATCATGACGGTGGCCGGCGTGCAGAAGCTGATCAAGCGGCGAGGCCCGTTCGAGACGAGCCCCGGCCTCCTGGACTACCTCACCATGGACATCTACGCCTTCCCCGCCGGGCACGCCAGCCGCGCGGCCATGGTGTCCAAGTTCTTTCTCAGCCACCTGGTGCTGGCGGTGCCCCTGCGCGTCCTGCTGGTGCTCTGGGCTCTCTGCGTGGGCCTGTCGCGGGTGATGATCGGCCGCCACCACATCACCGACGTCCTCTCGGGCTTCGCCATTGGCTACTTCCAGTTCCGGTTGGTCGAGCTGGTCTGGTTGTCCTCCAACACCTGCCAGATGCTCATCTCTGCCTG GCCGGGCCCAGTCCTGGGGACTGCCCCACTCGGCTTCTGCCCTGGAGATAACAGGCgagcaccaagatggcaggaggGGTGCCGAGTCGTGTCTTGTCCTTCCATCGTCATGACTGTTGAGTTCTTGGCTCTGCTCGCCTCCCCACAGCACGACGCCCAGCGAAATACCTGCAACCCAGCACCCAACACAGATGCCCTTGCCATTAATGGTCGTTGA